One genomic window of Streptomyces sp. NBC_01264 includes the following:
- a CDS encoding NF041680 family putative transposase has protein sequence MSLLYHDVQREPFGVLSRFRTELYASMTARGDALFELTDAVLCADGPVKTLVGLALAPEHRRGHGALYAGLNHGRLDVGRLRRALVSVPLPKAADGRLVLAVDVSPWLRPDADTAPERCFCHTYGYGDNKHLMIPGWPYQIVAALETGRTSWTAVLDAIRIEPGADVAAVTTAQIREVVDRLVEAGQWREGDPDIMIVVDAGYDAPRLAHLLADLPLEILGRTRSDRVMRRPAPSREEFHRDHPAGGRPPRHGGEFVFGRPDTWGGEQAVTVTDTRRYGKATAQAWDRLHPRLTRRAAWIDHSAELPVIEGTVIRLKVGHLPSGGDPKPVWLWWSRTGATAADVDRCWQAFLRRFDVEHTFRFWKQTLGWTRPKLRSPEAADRWTWLLVAAHTQLNLARPLAQDLRHPWEKPTPPERLTPARVRRGFRNIRTATGSPAGAPKPARPGPGRPPGSKNRHPAARHNVGRVLVTGQPYQRPAHHEVGTKPRRTG, from the coding sequence GTGAGTCTGCTGTATCACGATGTCCAGCGGGAGCCGTTCGGGGTGTTGTCACGCTTCCGGACGGAGTTGTACGCGTCGATGACGGCCCGTGGCGACGCACTGTTCGAGTTGACCGACGCGGTGCTGTGTGCGGACGGTCCGGTGAAGACGCTGGTCGGTCTGGCACTTGCGCCGGAGCACCGGCGTGGCCATGGAGCCCTGTATGCCGGGCTGAATCATGGGCGACTGGATGTGGGCCGGTTACGGAGGGCCCTGGTCTCTGTCCCGCTGCCGAAGGCGGCCGACGGCCGTCTGGTCCTGGCCGTCGATGTCTCGCCGTGGTTGCGGCCGGATGCGGACACCGCCCCTGAGCGGTGCTTTTGCCATACCTACGGGTACGGCGACAACAAGCATCTGATGATCCCGGGCTGGCCCTACCAGATCGTGGCCGCTCTGGAGACGGGCCGGACCTCGTGGACCGCCGTGCTGGACGCGATCCGGATCGAGCCGGGCGCCGACGTCGCCGCGGTTACCACCGCCCAGATCAGAGAGGTCGTCGATCGCCTCGTCGAAGCGGGCCAGTGGCGGGAGGGCGATCCCGACATCATGATCGTGGTCGACGCGGGCTATGACGCTCCGCGCCTGGCCCACCTGCTGGCCGACCTGCCCCTCGAGATCCTGGGCCGGACGCGATCGGACCGGGTGATGCGCCGGCCGGCGCCCTCCCGCGAGGAATTCCACCGGGACCACCCCGCCGGCGGACGCCCGCCCAGGCACGGAGGCGAGTTCGTCTTCGGCCGGCCGGACACCTGGGGCGGCGAGCAGGCGGTCACCGTCACCGACACCCGCCGCTACGGGAAAGCGACCGCGCAAGCGTGGGACCGGCTCCATCCTCGGCTGACCCGCCGGGCGGCCTGGATCGACCATTCTGCCGAGCTGCCCGTCATCGAGGGCACCGTCATCCGCCTGAAGGTCGGGCACCTGCCCTCGGGCGGAGACCCGAAGCCGGTGTGGCTGTGGTGGTCCAGGACCGGCGCCACCGCGGCTGACGTCGACCGCTGCTGGCAGGCCTTCCTGCGAAGGTTCGACGTCGAGCACACATTCCGCTTCTGGAAGCAGACCCTGGGCTGGACCCGCCCCAAGCTCCGCAGCCCCGAGGCCGCAGACCGGTGGACATGGCTCCTGGTTGCCGCCCACACCCAGCTCAATCTCGCCCGGCCGCTCGCACAGGACCTCCGGCATCCCTGGGAGAAGCCGACCCCACCCGAACGACTCACCCCCGCCCGGGTCCGACGCGGGTTCAGGAACATCCGAACCGCCACTGGTTCACCAGCCGGTGCACCCAAACCCGCCCGCCCCGGCCCCGGACGGCCACCCGGATCGAAGAACCGGCACCCCGCAGCACGCCACAACGTGGGAAGAGTCCTCGTCACAGGCCAGCCCTACCAGCGACCCGCCCACCACGAGGTCGGCACCAAACCCCGCCGAACAGGATAA